The following are encoded in a window of Amaranthus tricolor cultivar Red isolate AtriRed21 chromosome 2, ASM2621246v1, whole genome shotgun sequence genomic DNA:
- the LOC130805206 gene encoding glutamate receptor 3.2-like isoform X1, which translates to MVDSYFLSEAFCFCSLANLVSNLSMKLVVVVPWLRVLHIMMLLGDTLASDNINLGAIFTLDTINGQVSQIAMKAAVDDINSDPNVLGARNLSLQIHDSNYNGFLSIMGALQFMETDTVAIIGPQSSIMAHVLSHLANELHIPLLSFTALDPTLSPIQYPYFFQTAPNDLFQMAAIAEIVSYYRWTQVVAIFTDEESSRNGITALGDKLTEKRARISYKAVLPPDIRNNESVVKQELEKVKMMESRVLVVHTLAAYGEIIVKMAEQLGMLGDGYVWIATAWLPSILDYNHSSDVYKRTQGVITLRQHIPDSPRKKAFISRWIKLSQGSVGLNAYGFYAYDTVWLIARAINAYLRQGHNISFSNDPVLSSVGGGTMNLSALSIFDGGSVLLKNILETHMTGLTGPTRYDSERNIVDPSYDVLNIVGSQMRGIGYWSNYSGLSVLEPEILRKRTQNRSSASQKLYSVVWPGGTKKKPLGWTFRRDGRKLQIGVPHRVSFLEFVYKDNQTHAIRGNCIDVFEAAVKLLPYPVQYEFILFGDGHRNPSYSELVRRITTGEFDGVVGDIAIVTNRTMIADFTQPYADSGLVVVAPVKKLASSAWAFLRPFTPLMWVVTAIFFLIVGAVIWILEHRLNDEFRGPPRQQIMTILWFSFSTLFFAHRENTVSTLGRLVLVIWLFVVLIIQSSYTASLTSFLTVQQLTSSIKGIDSLITGSAPIGFQVGSYAENYLNEELNIPKSRLKPLASPEDYANALSTGRVAAVVDEQPYIDLFLSNYCQYAIAGQEFTKSGWGFAFKSDSPLALDMSTAILQLSENGSLQNITERWLKSKRSCQSKQSVNDSEQLKLDNFTGLFLISGVACLFALIVYFCLTLYKFHQHLPDESEPSSQSSSRSIRLKTFLSFADRKEDLSQRRVKKKRMSASMPV; encoded by the exons ATGGTGGATTCTTACTTTCTTTCTGAAGCTTTCTGCTTTTGCTCTCTT GCCAATTTGGTGTCAAATTTGAGTATGAAGCTGGTTGTTGTTGTGCCATGGTTGCGTGTTCTTCATATCATGATGTTGTTGGGAGATACATTGGCTTCAGATAATATAAACCTTGGCGCTATATTTACTCTCGACACCATCAATGGCCAGGTTTCACAGATTGCCATGAAAGCTGCTGTGGATGACATTAATTCTGATCCCAACGTACTCGGTGCTCGTAACCTTTCTCTTCAAATTCATGATTCTAATTATAATGGATTCCTCAGCATCATGGGAG CATTGCAGTTCATGGAGACCGACACTGTTGCTATTATAGGCCCTCAGTCATCGATAATGGCACACGTGCTTTCTCACCTAGCGAATGAACTCCATATTCCACTGTTGTCATTCACCGCGCTTGATCCTACGTTATCACCTATCCAATATCCATACTTTTTCCAAACGGCCCCCAATGATCTGTTTCAGATGGCTGCCATTGCAGAAATCGTAAGCTACTATCGTTGGACCCAGGTTGTTGCTATCTTCACTGATGAAGAATCGAGTCGTAATGGGATCACCGCATTGGGTGATAAGCTTACAGAAAAGCGTGCCAGAATCTCTTACAAGGCAGTTCTCCCCCCTGATATTAGAAACAATGAGAGTGTAGTGAAACAGGAGCTAGAAAAGGTGAAGATGATGGAATCTAGGGTGCTTGTCGTGCATACTTTGGCTGCTTATGGTGAAATTATTGTCAAGATGGCTGAGCAGCTTGGCATGTTAGGGGACGGGTATGTTTGGATAGCTACGGCTTGGTTACCCTCCATCTTAGATTATAATCATAGTTCAGATGTCTACAAAAGGACTCAAGGGGTAATCACTCTTCGACAACATATTCCTGACTCGCCAAGGAAAAAGGCATTTATTTCTAGGTGGATTAAATTAAGCCAAGGCTCAGTTGGGTTGAATGCATATGGGTTTTATGCCTATGACACAGTTTGGCTGATTGCCCGTGCAATTAATGCATATCTACGTCAAGGCCACAATATTTCATTTTCAAATGATCCGGTCTTATCTTCTGTTGGAGGAGGAACTATGAATTTAAGTGCTTTGAGCATCTTTGATGGAGGAAGTGTGTTGCTTAAGAATATACTGGAAACCCATATGACTGGTTTGACAGGCCCAACTAGGTACGATTCGGAGAGAAATATAGTTGACCCTTCTTATGATGTCTTAAATATTGTTGGTAGCCAAATGAGGGGGATCGGGTACTGGTCAAACTATTCTGGCTTATCTGTTTTAGAACCAGAGATTCTTCGTAAAAGAACACAGAACCGTTCAAGTGCTAGCCAGAAGctatatagtgttgtgtggcctGGAGGAACTAAGAAGAAGCCACTTGGTTGGACATTCCGTCGTGATGGAAGAAAATTGCAAATCGGGGTACCTCATAGGGTCAGCTTCCTAGAATTTGTTTATAAAGACAATCAAACACATGCTATTCGAGGAAATTGCATTGATGTTTTTGAAGCTGCTGTAAAATTGCTTCCTTATCCAGTACAATATGAATTCATATTATTTGGCGATGGGCATAGAAATCCCAGCTATAGTGAACTTGTAAGAAGGATCACGACGGGT GAATTTGATGGTGTGGTTGGAGATATAGCAATTGTCACCAACCGGACAATGATTGCGGACTTCACTCAGCCGTATGCAGATTCAGGGCTAGTTGTAGTTGCGCCTGTTAAAAAGCTGGCTTCTAGCGCTTGGGCATTCTTGAGGCCTTTTACGCCACTCATGTGGGTCGTTACagctatattttttcttatagttGGGGCAGTTATTTGGATCTTAGAACACAGATTAAACGATGAATTTCGTGGACCGCCCAGGCAACAGATTATGACGATTTTATG GTTTAGTTTCTCAACCCTGTTTTTCGCCCATC GAGAAAACACTGTAAGCACGCTTGGTCGGCTGGTTCTGGTCATATGGCTGTTTGTCGTTTTGATCATTCAGTCAAGCTATACAGCTAGTTTGACGTCGTTCCTAACTGTACAACAGTTAACATCTTCAATCAAAGGCATTGACTCATTGATCACTGGCAGTGCACCTATAGGATTCCAAGTAGGCTCATATGCAGAAAACTATCTCAACGAGGAACTTAACATTCCCAAATCAAGGCTCAAGCCTCTAGCCTCTCCCGAAGACTATGCCAATGCTCTAAGTACCGGACGAGTTGCTGCTGTGGTTGATGAACAGCCATATATTGATCTTTTTCTTTCAAACTATTGCCAGTACGCAATTGCGGGCCAGGAGTTCACCAAGAGTGGCTGGGGATTT GCGTTCAAGAGTGATTCTCCGTTAGCCCTAGATATGTCAACGGCTATCCTGCAGCTATCAGAGAATGGAAGCTTGCAGAACATAACAGAGCGTTGGCTTAAGTCAAAGAGATCTTGCCAATCAAAGCAGTCTGTAAATGACTCAGAACAGCTAAAGCTGGATAACTTCACTGGATTATTCCTAATATCTGGTGTTGCTTGTCTTTTTGCTCTTATTGTATACTTTTGCTTGACGCTCTACAAGTTCCACCAGCATTTGCCGGATGAATCTGAACCTTCAAGCCAGAGTAGTTCTCGTTCTATACGCCTTAAGACATTCCTGTCATTTGCTGATAGGAAGGAAGACCTTTCACAGAGAAGGGTGAAAAAGAAACGAATGTCT
- the LOC130805206 gene encoding glutamate receptor 3.2-like isoform X2, with amino-acid sequence MANLVSNLSMKLVVVVPWLRVLHIMMLLGDTLASDNINLGAIFTLDTINGQVSQIAMKAAVDDINSDPNVLGARNLSLQIHDSNYNGFLSIMGALQFMETDTVAIIGPQSSIMAHVLSHLANELHIPLLSFTALDPTLSPIQYPYFFQTAPNDLFQMAAIAEIVSYYRWTQVVAIFTDEESSRNGITALGDKLTEKRARISYKAVLPPDIRNNESVVKQELEKVKMMESRVLVVHTLAAYGEIIVKMAEQLGMLGDGYVWIATAWLPSILDYNHSSDVYKRTQGVITLRQHIPDSPRKKAFISRWIKLSQGSVGLNAYGFYAYDTVWLIARAINAYLRQGHNISFSNDPVLSSVGGGTMNLSALSIFDGGSVLLKNILETHMTGLTGPTRYDSERNIVDPSYDVLNIVGSQMRGIGYWSNYSGLSVLEPEILRKRTQNRSSASQKLYSVVWPGGTKKKPLGWTFRRDGRKLQIGVPHRVSFLEFVYKDNQTHAIRGNCIDVFEAAVKLLPYPVQYEFILFGDGHRNPSYSELVRRITTGEFDGVVGDIAIVTNRTMIADFTQPYADSGLVVVAPVKKLASSAWAFLRPFTPLMWVVTAIFFLIVGAVIWILEHRLNDEFRGPPRQQIMTILWFSFSTLFFAHRENTVSTLGRLVLVIWLFVVLIIQSSYTASLTSFLTVQQLTSSIKGIDSLITGSAPIGFQVGSYAENYLNEELNIPKSRLKPLASPEDYANALSTGRVAAVVDEQPYIDLFLSNYCQYAIAGQEFTKSGWGFAFKSDSPLALDMSTAILQLSENGSLQNITERWLKSKRSCQSKQSVNDSEQLKLDNFTGLFLISGVACLFALIVYFCLTLYKFHQHLPDESEPSSQSSSRSIRLKTFLSFADRKEDLSQRRVKKKRMSASMPV; translated from the exons ATG GCCAATTTGGTGTCAAATTTGAGTATGAAGCTGGTTGTTGTTGTGCCATGGTTGCGTGTTCTTCATATCATGATGTTGTTGGGAGATACATTGGCTTCAGATAATATAAACCTTGGCGCTATATTTACTCTCGACACCATCAATGGCCAGGTTTCACAGATTGCCATGAAAGCTGCTGTGGATGACATTAATTCTGATCCCAACGTACTCGGTGCTCGTAACCTTTCTCTTCAAATTCATGATTCTAATTATAATGGATTCCTCAGCATCATGGGAG CATTGCAGTTCATGGAGACCGACACTGTTGCTATTATAGGCCCTCAGTCATCGATAATGGCACACGTGCTTTCTCACCTAGCGAATGAACTCCATATTCCACTGTTGTCATTCACCGCGCTTGATCCTACGTTATCACCTATCCAATATCCATACTTTTTCCAAACGGCCCCCAATGATCTGTTTCAGATGGCTGCCATTGCAGAAATCGTAAGCTACTATCGTTGGACCCAGGTTGTTGCTATCTTCACTGATGAAGAATCGAGTCGTAATGGGATCACCGCATTGGGTGATAAGCTTACAGAAAAGCGTGCCAGAATCTCTTACAAGGCAGTTCTCCCCCCTGATATTAGAAACAATGAGAGTGTAGTGAAACAGGAGCTAGAAAAGGTGAAGATGATGGAATCTAGGGTGCTTGTCGTGCATACTTTGGCTGCTTATGGTGAAATTATTGTCAAGATGGCTGAGCAGCTTGGCATGTTAGGGGACGGGTATGTTTGGATAGCTACGGCTTGGTTACCCTCCATCTTAGATTATAATCATAGTTCAGATGTCTACAAAAGGACTCAAGGGGTAATCACTCTTCGACAACATATTCCTGACTCGCCAAGGAAAAAGGCATTTATTTCTAGGTGGATTAAATTAAGCCAAGGCTCAGTTGGGTTGAATGCATATGGGTTTTATGCCTATGACACAGTTTGGCTGATTGCCCGTGCAATTAATGCATATCTACGTCAAGGCCACAATATTTCATTTTCAAATGATCCGGTCTTATCTTCTGTTGGAGGAGGAACTATGAATTTAAGTGCTTTGAGCATCTTTGATGGAGGAAGTGTGTTGCTTAAGAATATACTGGAAACCCATATGACTGGTTTGACAGGCCCAACTAGGTACGATTCGGAGAGAAATATAGTTGACCCTTCTTATGATGTCTTAAATATTGTTGGTAGCCAAATGAGGGGGATCGGGTACTGGTCAAACTATTCTGGCTTATCTGTTTTAGAACCAGAGATTCTTCGTAAAAGAACACAGAACCGTTCAAGTGCTAGCCAGAAGctatatagtgttgtgtggcctGGAGGAACTAAGAAGAAGCCACTTGGTTGGACATTCCGTCGTGATGGAAGAAAATTGCAAATCGGGGTACCTCATAGGGTCAGCTTCCTAGAATTTGTTTATAAAGACAATCAAACACATGCTATTCGAGGAAATTGCATTGATGTTTTTGAAGCTGCTGTAAAATTGCTTCCTTATCCAGTACAATATGAATTCATATTATTTGGCGATGGGCATAGAAATCCCAGCTATAGTGAACTTGTAAGAAGGATCACGACGGGT GAATTTGATGGTGTGGTTGGAGATATAGCAATTGTCACCAACCGGACAATGATTGCGGACTTCACTCAGCCGTATGCAGATTCAGGGCTAGTTGTAGTTGCGCCTGTTAAAAAGCTGGCTTCTAGCGCTTGGGCATTCTTGAGGCCTTTTACGCCACTCATGTGGGTCGTTACagctatattttttcttatagttGGGGCAGTTATTTGGATCTTAGAACACAGATTAAACGATGAATTTCGTGGACCGCCCAGGCAACAGATTATGACGATTTTATG GTTTAGTTTCTCAACCCTGTTTTTCGCCCATC GAGAAAACACTGTAAGCACGCTTGGTCGGCTGGTTCTGGTCATATGGCTGTTTGTCGTTTTGATCATTCAGTCAAGCTATACAGCTAGTTTGACGTCGTTCCTAACTGTACAACAGTTAACATCTTCAATCAAAGGCATTGACTCATTGATCACTGGCAGTGCACCTATAGGATTCCAAGTAGGCTCATATGCAGAAAACTATCTCAACGAGGAACTTAACATTCCCAAATCAAGGCTCAAGCCTCTAGCCTCTCCCGAAGACTATGCCAATGCTCTAAGTACCGGACGAGTTGCTGCTGTGGTTGATGAACAGCCATATATTGATCTTTTTCTTTCAAACTATTGCCAGTACGCAATTGCGGGCCAGGAGTTCACCAAGAGTGGCTGGGGATTT GCGTTCAAGAGTGATTCTCCGTTAGCCCTAGATATGTCAACGGCTATCCTGCAGCTATCAGAGAATGGAAGCTTGCAGAACATAACAGAGCGTTGGCTTAAGTCAAAGAGATCTTGCCAATCAAAGCAGTCTGTAAATGACTCAGAACAGCTAAAGCTGGATAACTTCACTGGATTATTCCTAATATCTGGTGTTGCTTGTCTTTTTGCTCTTATTGTATACTTTTGCTTGACGCTCTACAAGTTCCACCAGCATTTGCCGGATGAATCTGAACCTTCAAGCCAGAGTAGTTCTCGTTCTATACGCCTTAAGACATTCCTGTCATTTGCTGATAGGAAGGAAGACCTTTCACAGAGAAGGGTGAAAAAGAAACGAATGTCT